CGGCAGAGACGTAGGTATCTTCATCCAGAACTACAGAAGGGCGCTTGATACGTTTCGGGGCAGGAGGTGGTGccataagcgcattcgatGCGCTGCGCTTCGTGAGCGCCGTTGAGTTTGAGGCGGACATGCTGAGATGTGGTGGGGTCGCTTATGAAGGCGAGTCGAGGTTTGTGGCAACAGAAATCCCGGGATTCAAACAAATATGGATCAAGGGACCAAGGACGGGTAGGTTGGAAGCATCGGTATGAATTTCGTATGCGTGGTTGATTGTATAATAGCATCGGCGCAAACTGGACGATGATGTATTAGTTACCGGCAGATCGCCCTCACCGCCTTCAGCCTTATCAACCATGCAAAATGTGGGTGAAGGTACCTGCATAAGTTTCGCACCGGTCACACGAAGACAAGCATCATTCAAAGGCCAATTTACAGCATCAACTATGATTTGATTCAATCTTCCAGTATCCATCCTAAAGTGCCCATGCAAACGCGCATGCGCTGTCTACGCACAGCAGACAGCTGCTCACACAAAAGATACTGAGCAAAACACGGTTACTTTCCAGTGCGGCTAGAAGATTGACGTCCTATATCCTCGCATTTTCTGTGCCCCTAGGGCTTCATTTTGAATGCCTCGGAGTGCGAGAGGCCGCTATGCGCCATACTCCTGGACAGCAAAGAATGAGAAAATTCGTACAGTCGTGTAAAAGCACGTTCAGTAGAAAGACTCCACCATGGTGTCCTTGTTtgtggtgttgatgttggCGGGACCGTTGCCCTCGCCCAACCTGAAGACAGATTCGACGACTGAGAGTTCGGTCGCGGTAGTATCAAGACCTGGATTTTTGATTAGTGTCATGCTCTTCGCTACCATTTCATCTTCACATACCAGTCACGGCCATCCAGTCGTTGACGACCATGCCCGCGCCGACAACAGCGCTACCACGGTTCACACTACCAGCCACCAGAGGCACCTGTAGCAAACTCGACAGCTCGTCTTGGTCCTGAATGCTCGTCTTGGGGTGCACGATACCGCCCTGGTTGCTTAATGCCATGTAGCTACCGGTCAGGACGTTGTCTGCGATTGTTTGCCTGAAAACCTCAACACCCAATACATCTGCTATTATCTCCTCCGTCTCTCGCTCAATATCCGGGTGTACAAGTGCGACATGGTCGTTGCAACATATTACGTTGCCGAGGGCTGATAGACGCTCTTCTATTCTCTGGATTTTAACTTCGTCGGGTATGGAATTTCGAAGGTGCTGGAGTTCTTGGTCGGTAGTTGTGGTGGGGACGAGGAGGCCTTTCTTGTTTCTTCTTCATGTCAGTCTCTTGTTTTGGATGCTTAGCCAAGATATTCAAAGTAAACATACCCAGCTGTCAGTCTGCCAACTATTCTAGTTCCTGCAATAGTGGCATGGCAAATGGGAATGACGTCTTGTAGTTCAGCTTCGAAGACACTGTCGCGCCGCTATCAGTACCCATCTTTGCAAATATCTTCCACTGCGACCCCCATAGCATATTGCTAGAGAATGCGAGCACTGTATCAATATTGCGCACCTGTAGAAGTTCTCACTCGCGCCGACTGCGACAATCGCATATGCGTTTGTAAGTGTAGAGAAGACACCAACTTCGTTGGAGTTTTCGAATTGTGCGCGGACAGCCATAATTGGTAGTTTCTCAGTGAGTTTGCCTGTAAAGTGTCTGGAGGTTTGGAGGGGAATGTAGAGTGCGGTTGAGGTTCGCTGTAACTTGTGCTGTTCTGCAAAAAGTCGGCGGGACTTTGTAAAGAGAGACGCCCCACTACCCGATCAGGTCTAGTTGCGAACGTCACTATTTCGACTCATCTCGACTGATGCACTACTCAGACTGCGCCACAGCACAACTATGACTGTGAAAGAGTAGCTTGGCAAACGTTAGGTTATGAAGGTGAGTTTCAGATGGCCTGTAGCGACTCATGCAAGTCACCGCGTCCGTGACGTGTCCTTGGTACGCACGTCCTCTATGGTGAAGCACGCCATGGCCCTCAATATTTATGGCTGTGCGCGTGTTGGCGTTGCAGCTTCAAGGAATCAAGGCATCACCTCACCAACATGGAAGCGTCCGCAGTGCGAGTTAAACTTTCGGACAATTCATCGAAAGAGTCAAGAGCATCGGATCATGACCTAAACGGGTGCGAGACCGTGACACGGACCAGTGAATATACTCAACAACGGCAAACCCCATATCCGTGCTTCTCTGCACGAGTTTCGTGCAAACAGATTACACCCTCAGCCTTGCGGGTGAGGAAGGCAATTAGTGTATTCCGTCTCATCGTCCAAGTGACGTAGAGCGCATGACTATAATTACAATGGTCATATAGTTCTTCAAGCTCATGGTACCGTAATCTCGGACAGGGAGCAGCGCACGGTTGGCGTTACGCCTTCAGGACCCCAACAATCTCGATTCGCATCCCTGTCCCGCATCGAATATCCGAGACGAACTGACAATATGACAAGTGACAGATATGGAACAAGTGGTATGTAGTAATATTTGAAGAATGTCTCGATGTCGCCAATGGTAGTATTGCGCGATACTGTTAAAGCAAATGGGTAATACGCTGAAAGGAAGGTATCGAAAAGAAGTTCAAAGGAGAACGCCCGCTAAACTGCAAAATGCTGAACAGGATACGCTTCCGGGGATGAGAAAAAAGGAAAATAGAGTACAGTATAGGCCGTGTGTGTAGACAAGACAGAGGCTCGGTACGAGATCGAAAGAGATGTCGAAGAGAGCGTTCATGTCGTGTATATAGCTAGTAAACATTAACGTGCGTTATGGCATCATTATGTTCGTGAAATGGTTCGTTATGCAAAATCGCGTCCAAATGACGGATTGAAATGGCCTGAGTAGGCCGTGAGAGCGGATATACGGGTAGATATGGTGCTGGTAAAATGGTGGTTGAATTCTTCGTCCGAGAGCAAGAGTGGGTGTCACTCATTTGTTAGATAGCTTCGCTGCGAGAATGGCTAATGCGATGATGACACCAACCAACAGTGTCCCAACTCCAGCCATAACGCGGTTGAGATTGCGCCACCAAGTCGCTTTTTGGAAGGCTTTGTCATCGGCTTGCGCTACGGTCTGCGTGAACTGCTGCTCTATGTCGGCCTGGCTGGGTGTAGGGGTAATGACATGGTTGGGATCGAGAGGCAACGGGAGGAAAGCTGCAATTATCCATGCTAGAATCAAAATTAGTTCATATATTCATGCGCATGATGAGGGCCGGGGTGCACTTACCAGGAGGGAATAGAAATCCTATACAGAAGAGTAGGACTTGTCTATTTTGACGCCCAAAGAGGGTTTGATGAACATCCGCGTCTAATGAAGGCGCATTCCACGCGCTGTAACGTAATTGCCCTCTTTGGTCGGTTCGAAGATGCGGTGTTGACCAGGCACTCAGCGCGTACATTTGGCCTCGGTCTTCAACCATGTACACCCCTCCTTCGTAAACTCCCCCATCGATGGATTGCGCGTCGTCGGCTAATGAAATGGTGTCTGTGTGTGACAATCGGGTGCGGGGACGATTGCGCGGGCGGTAGATGCTGAGCGGAAAGTGGCTCTCTGAAGGGGTACGTGATCGTCCGCTGTGGGCAGTTCCTAGTCGGATACTTCCAGAAGAGTCTGACTCTGGAGCAGCCACGACTGAGATACGTTCACCTCTCTGGTAGTACACCTTTGCCCACATGGGGATGTTGCTGCTAAAGAAGCTGGACACATTGGACTGCGAGGATCCCGGCCGCGAATCTGTAGCATCGCTGCTTGATCTCTGCAGATAGCCCGAGGTTTTCTTGCGCAATGGCACCGATGATGGTAATGGCGAAATCGTGTCCAGATGCTCGTTGTAGTAATCTCTTTCTTCCGAAGAGCGTCTCCCGACTGGGGAGAACAGCGGTCGGGGAATTGCCGAAGGGTCGGTGTTGGCTTCCGATGATACAACACTTTCCGCCGGTGACCATGACGTCCCGCTTCCCACCGTGTGTCCTCTCCGGCGCGTGTTCGACGTCCGCCTCTGCGCATAGCTCTCTTGTGAGTGTGATCTCGCGCCGGATGTCCGTGGGCTTCGTACAAATGATCGCGAGTCGCGTTCGGATACCGAGGCAATGGTCGATAGCTGGGAGCTCCAGTTGTGCACCAATGAGCGGTCCTGCATCCGGGACGCGATGCGGTGTTGTCTTTGGGACTCGGCCCGCAAACTATTGGACGACGGCGCGCGTACAATAGGATAATTGACTCGAATGCCGCTCGCGAAAGTCGATGTGCTTGCTTCATGAAGAGTGGGCGATGGCTGTGATGATACGGGTTGGATTGGTTCGATGCTAGTGGAGGAAATATCAGAGAAGGTGATTGATTCTGTGCTTTGCTGGGACTTCAGTACAGTTTGGCGATGGTTAGTGTCACTAGTGAACGCAATTGACCCCCCTGTCTCCAAGTCGGTTGATCGGGTTGGCGGTTCGGGTAAGGGTCGGCCGACAGTGACACTTGGTAAGTTTCCGGCATTACTTATTGAAGGTGTCGATGCAGGAAGGGCTGTTGAGGCAAAAGGTGCAGCAGAGGCCTTGAGTGTCAATGCGCTGGTGCGACTCTCTGACGAATCTCCACcagaagaagagggaggGACAGCCCGGATGGTCGACCTCGACCTTTCAAAGGAGGGTTCCTCTTCAAGTACTCCCAGGCTGGATTCAAAGTCGTCAAACTCTGGTGGCGGCGACGACGGGGCGGTGCTCCCCTGTGAAAATCTCGTGGACGAAGGAGAGAACGACGACGAGATGAAGGTATCCTCTTCCGAGATGCTAGTCGAGGCCGAATGCCTGAAACCCTTCTTTCGCGACAGGATAGGCTGTGGTGCTAGTGCTCGGGTGGCCTCGAACTTGGCAATTGTATTGGCGACCTGGCTCCCAACTGAAACACGGGGTCCTAGCCTCTCCGGTCTTTCAAACCCATAACCTGGCGCATGACGGGGTGGGGGGAGAATCTGCGAGGGTTCGCTGGGTACGGGATATTTCTGATAGATGTCATGGCCGGGATCTTCGACTATGCGGATGGTTGGACCCGAGTACTGATTTGTCTGCGAATTCGATCGCTCGTGAAGCGGCTTGCGTACAGGAGAAGTGCTTTTTGAAGGCGATTTCGGCGGCGAAAACCTGGGGCCTTGTGCGAATGTGGCGTGCTGTGGTGATTGCGAGTCGGCGTGGCCATGTGCCGAGGACATGCTGTTGTGAAGCGATGGGCGGAATCAAGCGGAATTGTGGACTTTTGACGTGTGCGGAAAAGTGCGAAACCCGGGATTAATTGATGGAGATGGGAAAGAAGAAACAAGAGGTTGTAAAGACCGTGTTTGAAGATGTTCAAAGAGTGACTGGAACGCTAAAACAAGCAGAAAAGAATGAGAGAGCCCGGAGGCATTAGTCAGAGGTTTTGAGAGGGAGAGGATGAGGAGTGGTGGTGAATCGAGGAAGACGGGCGATTTGCGTGGCTGGGCTAAGCAGCCTCTCTGCGGCTGCAGGATGGGCCCAATTCGCAGCAAGACGATACCTATGCGCCCTGGTCGCCTAGGTATACTGGCCAGTGACGACGGACCACGACCGTGAGTGGGTGCGCAACGTCCTGCAGGGGTAATGCACGGGAGCTCGTGCACGTGCCAGCGCTGGGGTGAACTGGAGATCGGCACGTGACCTTAGAATGGCGACACGTGATGGGAACACGTGATGAGAATAATTGTGTTATCGATACGCATCGAAGCCCGAAACGATGGGGTTCGCGAGGGCAGGGTATAAGACAACAGGTAGTCTGCCGCCACGACTACAAGTATAGTACTTTTGGCGGGAACTGCTGCTTTTTCCGTAACAGCTTCAAGATGCCTCCACCGCACAAAGGCTGGC
This sequence is a window from Pyrenophora tritici-repentis strain M4 chromosome 4, whole genome shotgun sequence. Protein-coding genes within it:
- a CDS encoding TIF6, Translation initiation factor 6 (eIF-6) gives rise to the protein MAVRAQFENSNEVGVFSTLTNAYAIVAVGASENFYSVFEAELQDVIPICHATIAGTRIVGRLTAGNKKGLLVPTTTTDQELQHLRNSIPDEVKIQRIEERLSALGNVICCNDHVALVHPDIERETEEIIADVLGVEVFRQTIADNVLTGSYMALSNQGGIVHPKTSIQDQDELSSLLQVPLVAGSVNRGSAVVGAGMVVNDWMAVTGLDTTATELSVVESVFRLGEGNGPANINTTNKDTMVESFY
- a CDS encoding AF-4 multi-domain protein, with translation MSSAHGHADSQSPQHATFAQGPRFSPPKSPSKSTSPVRKPLHERSNSQTNQYSGPTIRIVEDPGHDIYQKYPVPSEPSQILPPPRHAPGYGFERPERLGPRVSVGSQVANTIAKFEATRALAPQPILSRKKGFRHSASTSISEEDTFISSSFSPSSTRFSQGSTAPSSPPPEFDDFESSLGVLEEEPSFERSRSTIRAVPPSSSGGDSSESRTSALTLKASAAPFASTALPASTPSISNAGNLPSVTVGRPLPEPPTRSTDLETGGSIAFTSDTNHRQTVLKSQQSTESITFSDISSTSIEPIQPVSSQPSPTLHEASTSTFASGIRVNYPIVRAPSSNSLRAESQRQHRIASRMQDRSLVHNWSSQLSTIASVSERDSRSFVRSPRTSGARSHSQESYAQRRTSNTRRRGHTVGSGTSWSPAESVVSSEANTDPSAIPRPLFSPVGRRSSEERDYYNEHLDTISPLPSSVPLRKKTSGYLQRSSSDATDSRPGSSQSNVSSFFSSNIPMWAKVYYQRGERISVVAAPESDSSGSIRLGTAHSGRSRTPSESHFPLSIYRPRNRPRTRLSHTDTISLADDAQSIDGGVYEGGVYMVEDRGQMYALSAWSTPHLRTDQRGQLRYSAWNAPSLDADVHQTLFGRQNRQVLLFCIGFLFPPAWIIAAFLPLPLDPNHVITPTPSQADIEQQFTQTVAQADDKAFQKATWWRNLNRVMAGVGTLLVGVIIALAILAAKLSNK